GGGCGCAGGTGAGGTTGCCGTGCACCAGCCCCCACATGGCCAGCAGCTCCGCCGGCAGCAGCTTGTGCACCACCAGCATGGAGCGGAAGAAGCAGGGCTCCTTGTTCATGCGGCTGTTGCGGTTCCGGGAGATACCGAAAGTCTTGAAGCCCTCGTGGGCCGTGGGCTGCACGCTCAGCACCTCCAGACACATGCCCAGGAAGACGTCGTCGATGGGGTACAGCTCCAGCGTGTCGCAGGCGCGGTGCAGGCGCCGGGCCAGGCCGCCGGCCATGAGGAAACCGCCCCCGCCCGCGTACGGCGGGTAACTGGGCTTGCTGTACAGGACCCCGGGGATGTAGTACTTGTTGTCTTTCTTGCGGATGGGCCGGGCGTGCTGCAGGACATCACCCACGAACAGGTCCTCCTGCGGCTGCCGGTCGGCCAGAAACTCCAGCAGGTTGGTGGGGTTGACAAAGACGTCGTCGTCGCCCTTGAAGATGAACTGGACATGGGGGCAGTAGATGTCAAACCACTTGAGGAAGTGGATCTCCTTGAGGGTCAGGTTGAAGAAGCTGTCCAGGAAGTCCCACTGCAGGATGTCGCCGTACAGCCGGTCCTCGTAGGCCAGCAGCTGCTGGTAGTGGGCCCGCTCCTCTTGCTTGGAGGCCGTGCCCAGCAGGAAGAGGGTGCGCACAGCGCCGCGgctccccagctcctgctccagGCCCCAGGTCTGGCGGATGGCCTCACGGCGGTCGTGCTGCGTGATGACCGACTTGACCACCACCAGCAGGTAGACAGTGCCACGGCACTTCTCCGGGTGGTTCAGCAGCATGGGGAAGTAGCGGCAGTGCCGGTAGGTCAGAAACTGCCGGAAATGGGGCTCCAGGCCCTGGAACCAGGGCTGGTGGGTCAGGTTGACGTTGGCTGAGCAGTTCGTGGTGCTGACGTCCCAAGTCTGGGGCCCTCGCGGGGCCATGGGCGTGGGTGCAGCCACATCCTTGGGGTTCTTCCAGAAGCTGTTGGGGTTCACCAGGTGTCCACTGGGGTTCTGGGCCTTCTGTGGCTCCCGGGTGGGCGGTGGGGGCTCTTGCAGAAACTGGTGGGGGGTTAGACTGCGCTGGAATACTGTTACGGCCACAAGCAAGGCCAGGGACAGGCACACGCTCTTGTAGACTGTTTTCTTcctgggggcagggcgggggggggtggggtggggacagaggggtgGGGATAGACggtggcagggaggagagaggaaaggataaGTACCCTGTGACTTGTTGGGagctgcggggggtggggggcacagacTCAAGTCATGTGACCCCCCCAGTGGTTAGAGGagaggcctgcttcctctccctccctgccctgcctccttgccaggaccccgggacccaTGTATAAGCAAAATGACTCTGAGTGGGTCCCCCTTACAGTCTCCAAACCgtgatttctttttccccctcaatGAGGATAACAAGAAGTGAGAGCACTATCTCAGGAGTCCCGCTCCCAGTGGGTGTGTAGTCCTGGGAATGCGGTGAGTCTCTGAGGACGACCTCTGGTGGAGATTTCTGCTTGTTCCCCAACCCCAGCAAGCCACCctgtttgctttcatttccctgtCCAAACCTGGTGAACCACTGGGGTGAAGCTTTGGGGTGAAACTTGGGCTGGGGGAAACATtgggagaggcagacacaggaCTTGCTCTACAGCTGCGGAGCTCAATAACCTGGGGGGAAACTGGGGACAGTCTTTAACGTGGGACTCGAAGAAGCCTGTCCCTTCTCCTTCCATCCCATCCGTCCAACCCAATGCAATACTGCCCACATGGCTGATGGAGGCCTGAGAAGGGGGCAGGCGGCTCCTGGCACGACCGACACCGGGCCCCACTGTCTTAACATCCGCTTGGAGAGAGAAGTTCCTCCAGTTCTACATGGGAAGGGGACACATTcggattttatttttcagggacCCTCTTTGCCCAGATACCCCCCTACCACACctatttcagaagaagaaattaaagccTTTTGCAGGAGGTGCTGGCAGACCCAGGGCAGAggcagcggggagggggggcTCCCGAGGACCCTGTGTCCTCAGCTCACACTCTGGAGGTGGCCAGGCCTTCAGCCCGGGTCTCTCTTGCTGAGACACAGGGGCTGGGGGCTATTGTGGAAGAGGTAGGCTAGAAATGTGGCCTCACGGGACCAGGCCAAGGAGACAGCCCGGACCCCCAGGGGGGAGCTGCAGGGCCCGTCTAACAGAAGAAAGAGACTGCAAAGTACGTCACAGGGACTCCGGAGAAGCCTGGGGTGGCCCACAGGACTGGCTGGTTTAAGGTGCAGGCACCCAGGGCAAGTGAATGTGGAGTCCCCTGGAGCCGACATTTTCCCATGGGGTCCCAGGGATTCCCCGTGTATGCGGTTGGGGGAAGACTGGGTCATCCCAGGTGCTGGAGTGGGGTGGTTTGGAAACGGAAACTCGACCCTCCCAAAGGGGAGTAGACTATTCCGGGGTCAGGGTCTACTGGGGGTTTGAGCGAATCACCCCTTCCCCCCAGTTAGGGAGGTCCAGACTGGAGGAAGTGAGGGGGGGTCACCCCAGGGGAGTTGGCTGCGGCGGAGGTGTCCCTCCGCTCCAGGCCGGTCCACCTGCACCGCCCTACTCCATTTGTAGGACAAAAGTCCCGCAgcggaggaaggagaaagggagagggggagtggTGGGGAACCGGAGGCTCTAGCTCCCCCGGAGAAAGGAGAGCCCCTCGCGGGTGTGGTAGAGGACGGGGGTCGCCCAGGACGCAGGAGGTCCTCGGAATGGGGGACGGGACCCAGCTTCCCGGAGAGCCCTTGGGTCCCCAAAGATCGGAGTCCCGCGTGGGAACCGAGTGCCGAGGGGCCCGGGCCCGGGGGAGCCGAGGGGCCGCCGGCGAGGGCAGCGCGCACGGGCCCCGCGGGATCCCCACCCAGCCCCGTCCGGCTGGTTCGGGCGCTTCTCCCCGCTGGGCatcccggccgccgccgccgagcCGGTCAGTCCCGGGAAACTGAGGGCAGTCCCGGGAAACTGAGGGCAGCCCCGGAAACCGAGCGCGGCATCATCCTCCGGTCCCCGACAGCGGCCCGGCGCCCCCCGCGCCCGTGAGTGCCCCCGACCTCGGGGGGAGGAAGACGGGTgtccccgcgccccccgccctgGCCCCCCGCCCGACCGCCCGGCCGAGCCTCCACTCACCACAGAGACATGGCGGCCCGGGCCGGGGCGGCGGCGGAGCGGGGCGCGCGGGTCGCAGCTCTGGGTGCCGCGGCTCGGGGACGGCGGGCGGGGACCGGGACGAGGCGGGCGGGAGCGAAGGCCCGGCCGCGCCCCCGCCGCGACTTTCCTCTTCCCCGCGGCCGGAGGAGGAGCCGGGAGGGGCCGGGAGGGGCCGCGGCGGGCCGCGGCGGCCCAGGTGCGTTAACCCTTTCGGCGCTCCCGCCCTCTCACCCCTCGGCCGCGCGACCCGCCTTCCCATCCCTCTGCCGCACCGCCCGCCCTCCCCTCTGTGGCCAGTGGCCCATTTCGCGGAGGCGGAACCCGAGGCCCGATCCGGCGTGGCCCAGTCTAAACTTCGGAGCCTGCGAGGGTCGCTTCCGTCCCCGACTACTGGGTTTGCTCCGCGGAGCTTCCCTGTGGTCGTCCGTCCCTCTGGACGCCTGTGAGCCCGGAGACCACTCACCGCCCACCTTCCAGGGGCCCCCAGGTCCCCACCATCTCCCTCTGGTCCCATTCGGGACCTTTCTTCGgtagtgggggaggcagaggaggtcagggcttgcttttccctttctgctttcctttgccttcttcctttcccccctTCCCAGGCAGACCTCCCTACATTCAGCTGTTGGGGACCTTGGGCCAGCTACCTAGGGCTGGTCTACAGGAAGAGGGACTGGGGGGAGCAATGTCCCTGGGGCAAGAGGCCCCCAGGAGGCCGGGCTGCCCGTGTCAGGAGCCACAGCTCTGGAAGCCTTCTCTGGAAACCAGCCCGAGGCCCTCCTCACTACTAAGGGAAGGCTGGCTTGCCTGGCTGTGACCTCCTCTCTTTTCAACCATCAGCAAATATTTCACTCAAACCCGTTTTGTCCTCAGCCTTTATTAATCTGCTTACATGTGTGCGGGACCCAGCCCTTCCTGGGGAGTGGGCTCAAGCAGATGTACAACAACCTTGGCCCAGCAGGGTCTGAGGTGGTAGGTGTTTCTATCCAGGTGACTTCCAGAATCCTCTAACTGGTAAAAACCTCCGTTGATCTGGCTAGTTGTCCATGTGTCTGTTGTAGTTTTGTTCCAGGTCCAGGTCCCATCACTGAGCTGATAGGAGGACCTCAAAAATGCCCAGAGAGTTGAAATGGAAAGCATTTCACAGTCCAAGAAATAAAAGCTAGCATTCATCAAAGAGTTACAATATGCAGAGCCCGATTCTAGGCTCAACCACGAATCACTTAATCCTAGAGGCACATACATTTATTATTCTTaccttacagaggaggaaatagagGT
Above is a genomic segment from Mustela lutreola isolate mMusLut2 chromosome 3, mMusLut2.pri, whole genome shotgun sequence containing:
- the B3GNT7 gene encoding UDP-GlcNAc:betaGal beta-1,3-N-acetylglucosaminyltransferase 7, which produces MSLWKKTVYKSVCLSLALLVAVTVFQRSLTPHQFLQEPPPPTREPQKAQNPSGHLVNPNSFWKNPKDVAAPTPMAPRGPQTWDVSTTNCSANVNLTHQPWFQGLEPHFRQFLTYRHCRYFPMLLNHPEKCRGTVYLLVVVKSVITQHDRREAIRQTWGLEQELGSRGAVRTLFLLGTASKQEERAHYQQLLAYEDRLYGDILQWDFLDSFFNLTLKEIHFLKWFDIYCPHVQFIFKGDDDVFVNPTNLLEFLADRQPQEDLFVGDVLQHARPIRKKDNKYYIPGVLYSKPSYPPYAGGGGFLMAGGLARRLHRACDTLELYPIDDVFLGMCLEVLSVQPTAHEGFKTFGISRNRNSRMNKEPCFFRSMLVVHKLLPAELLAMWGLVHGNLTCARKLQVL